The Oreochromis niloticus isolate F11D_XX unplaced genomic scaffold, O_niloticus_UMD_NMBU tig00007914_pilon, whole genome shotgun sequence genome includes a window with the following:
- the LOC109199931 gene encoding thrombin-like enzyme gyroxin B2.1: protein MRTMAHLKHLLLLLWVGVTVSSVVNLHKRIFNGSTCEKEERHYHVKLIGKNKKGSYLCGGSLIHKNWVLTAAHCGGDGSTIEAFLGIHQGPVKVVKVKTQNIFYTKILKFIESKKDIMLLKLDTPSDITPVDLPDCANPPELKETVRVAGYGEYTLDKKTGKTTADIPATLQCANMHVDKCACPIDSFCFFWPSSSRMCLREPNVDVCSGDSGGGVIYNNKIYGVIVGGDERVCRAPAIALKVCSYIDWIHKTIQT, encoded by the exons ATGAGAACAATGGCTCATTTGAagcatcttcttctccttctgtgGGTTG gtGTCACGGTGAGCTCAGTGGTTAATTTGCACAAGAGAATCTTTAATGGTTCTACATGTGAAAAGGAAGAGCGTCACTATCATGTGAAATTAATTGGAAAGAATAAGAAAGGCAGTTACCTCTGTGGTGGCTCACTGATCCATAAAAACTGGGTTTTGACTGCAGCTCACTGTGGAGGAGATGGAAG TACTATTGAAGCATTTTTAGGAATTCATCAAGGGCCAGTGAAGGTGGTGAAGGTCAAAACTCAAAATATCTTTTACACAAAGATCTTGAAGTTTATTGAATCAAAGAAGGACATCATGCTACTGAAACTTGACACCCCATCTGATATCACGCCTGTAGACTTACCTGACTGTGCAAATCCTCCTGAACT GAAGGAAACTGTTAGGGTAGCAGGCTATGGTGAATATACGCTGGATAAAAAGACTGGGAAGACAA ctGCTGATATACCAGCTACTCTCCAATGTGCGAATATGCATGTAGACAAATGTGCGTGTCCCATagactctttttgttttttctggccATCATCAAGCAGGATGTGTCTCAGAGAACCTAACGTGGACGTATGTTCG GGTGATTCTGGTGGTGGAGTGATATACAATAACAAGATTTATGGTGTAATCGTTGGTGGTGATGAACGTGTCTGTAGAGCACCAGCTATTGCCCTGAAGGTGTGCTCCTACATTGACTGGATACATAAGACAATTCAAACCTAA